A genomic window from Caldicellulosiruptor kronotskyensis 2002 includes:
- a CDS encoding ABC transporter ATP-binding protein, translating to MADPVAKKQIFSQEETNYELKIPYLKRLFKFLLPYKKWLVLTLIFMFAATVADLVSPYLLKQAVDHYIPKKDFNGILIIGALLILMLFVNKECSKNKIRLANRTGQMVLFDIRKALFDHVQSLSFSFFDKNSTGRIIVRIVNDVNTLNNLFTNGIVNVITDMSSLVLAAIIMFSINPKLAMVTFAALPIFLVVLFTTRNAIKRNWRAVRRKIANLNAYIHENISGIRVIQAYVRQKVNRAIFKDVIDDVFLSWMKAVRINGIFSPAVEVCSMIGTLIIYFYGVKLLKINGVTVGTLIAFVSYLDRFWRPVVTLSNFYNQLLVASASSERIFEVLSIQPEIKEDKNPVEISTFRNSIEFKNVWFAYKDEEYVLKDVSFEIKKGMMVALVGATGSGKTTIVNLLARFYDPQKGSILIDGIDLKKISFKSLRKLIGIVQQEPFLFSGSILDNILYGKPDAKLEEVIEVCNFLGAHDFISQFEDGYFTQVNERGNRLSTGQKQLISLARLLLQNPQILILDEATASLDTHSELMVQNALNKVMKDRTSIVIAHRLSTIKDADLIIVMDKGKIAEMGTHESLIRKKGIYYELCASQIRFVKAG from the coding sequence ATGGCAGACCCTGTGGCCAAAAAGCAAATTTTTTCTCAAGAAGAGACAAATTACGAATTAAAGATACCATATTTGAAAAGGCTTTTTAAGTTTCTTCTTCCATACAAAAAATGGCTGGTTTTAACTTTGATTTTCATGTTTGCAGCAACAGTTGCTGACTTGGTTTCTCCTTATCTTCTAAAGCAGGCAGTTGACCACTATATCCCCAAAAAAGATTTCAATGGAATTTTGATAATTGGAGCTTTGCTTATCTTAATGCTTTTTGTTAACAAAGAGTGCTCAAAAAACAAGATAAGGCTTGCAAACAGAACAGGACAGATGGTTTTGTTTGATATCAGAAAAGCTCTTTTTGACCACGTTCAAAGCCTTTCTTTCAGCTTTTTTGACAAAAACTCAACAGGAAGAATTATTGTTAGAATTGTCAATGACGTCAATACCTTGAACAACCTATTTACAAACGGCATTGTGAATGTGATAACGGACATGTCAAGCTTAGTTTTGGCAGCAATAATAATGTTTTCTATAAATCCTAAACTTGCAATGGTGACATTTGCAGCTTTGCCAATTTTTTTAGTAGTTCTTTTTACAACCAGAAACGCCATAAAAAGAAACTGGAGGGCTGTGCGAAGGAAAATTGCGAACTTAAATGCGTATATACACGAAAACATAAGTGGCATCAGGGTGATTCAGGCATATGTCAGGCAAAAGGTCAACAGGGCTATTTTCAAAGATGTCATAGACGATGTATTTTTGTCATGGATGAAGGCGGTCAGGATTAACGGTATATTCTCACCTGCGGTTGAGGTATGTTCAATGATAGGAACGCTCATCATCTACTTTTACGGTGTAAAGCTTCTTAAAATAAACGGTGTTACAGTTGGAACTTTAATTGCTTTTGTTAGCTATTTAGACAGGTTTTGGCGACCGGTTGTTACACTTTCGAACTTTTACAATCAGCTTCTTGTTGCAAGCGCATCGTCAGAAAGGATCTTTGAGGTGCTTTCTATTCAGCCCGAAATAAAAGAGGATAAAAATCCGGTAGAGATATCTACTTTTAGAAATTCAATTGAATTTAAAAATGTATGGTTTGCGTACAAAGATGAAGAATATGTTTTAAAAGATGTGTCGTTTGAAATCAAAAAAGGAATGATGGTTGCGCTTGTGGGTGCAACAGGCTCTGGCAAAACCACAATTGTAAATCTTCTTGCAAGGTTTTACGACCCGCAAAAAGGTAGTATCCTTATCGATGGCATTGATCTTAAGAAAATTAGCTTTAAAAGTTTAAGGAAACTTATAGGTATTGTCCAGCAGGAACCGTTTTTGTTCTCAGGCAGCATCCTTGACAATATTCTGTATGGAAAACCAGATGCCAAGCTTGAAGAGGTTATAGAGGTTTGCAATTTTTTAGGTGCACATGATTTTATATCGCAGTTTGAGGATGGTTACTTTACACAGGTAAATGAAAGAGGAAACAGGCTATCTACTGGACAAAAACAGCTGATAAGTCTTGCGAGGCTTTTGCTTCAAAACCCCCAGATTCTTATTTTGGATGAGGCAACGGCATCGCTTGACACACATAGCGAGCTTATGGTGCAAAACGCTTTAAACAAGGTGATGAAAGACCGCACTTCAATTGTGATTGCTCACAGGTTATCTACCATAAAGGATGCAGATTTAATAATTGTAATGGACAAAGGGAAAATAGCTGAAATGGGTACACACGAAAGCTTGATAAGGAAAAAAGGCATTTATTATGAACTTTGTGCAAGCCAGATAAGATTTGTAAAGGCAGGGTGA
- a CDS encoding adenylosuccinate synthase, with product MQQIRAIVGTQWGDEGKGKIVDFLAKEADVVVRAQGGNNAGHTVEAFGKVFKLHLIPSGILYNNKLNIIGNGVVIDPESLIQEIESLEKEGISTENLKISDRAHLVMPYHKVLDEEQEKLRGEESLGTTKRGIGPAYTDKTERTNLRVCDMLDEEEFVQKLRTVYERKNQILTHVYHKTPMKFGELLEQFMKYGEILKPYITDTIKLLNDSIKAGKKVLLEGAQATMLDLDYGTYPYVTSSHPTVGGFCIGAGIAPKYIQEVIGVVKAYTTRVGKGPFPTELLDEIGDSIREKGREYGTTTGRPRRCGWLDLVVVRYAVLINGIDKIALTKLDTLSGLPKIKVCVGYKFEGKVLDLFPASLRVARECEPVYEEFEGWSEEEIKAAKEYEALPKSAKRYIEFIEKETGAKVFLIGTGPAREDIIIKD from the coding sequence ATGCAGCAAATCCGCGCGATAGTTGGCACCCAGTGGGGTGACGAAGGAAAAGGCAAAATTGTAGACTTTTTGGCCAAGGAAGCTGACGTTGTTGTTCGTGCTCAGGGTGGCAACAACGCAGGTCACACAGTTGAAGCTTTCGGCAAGGTTTTCAAGCTACACCTTATACCATCAGGAATACTTTACAACAATAAGCTCAACATCATAGGAAACGGTGTTGTGATTGACCCAGAATCTTTGATACAGGAAATAGAAAGTTTAGAAAAAGAGGGAATATCAACAGAGAACTTAAAAATTAGCGACAGAGCACATCTTGTCATGCCATACCACAAAGTGCTTGATGAAGAGCAGGAAAAACTGAGAGGCGAAGAGAGCCTTGGCACAACAAAAAGGGGAATAGGTCCTGCATATACTGACAAGACAGAAAGAACAAACCTCAGAGTTTGTGACATGCTTGATGAAGAGGAGTTTGTGCAAAAGCTAAGAACTGTTTATGAGAGGAAAAATCAGATACTTACCCATGTTTACCACAAAACACCGATGAAGTTTGGAGAACTTTTAGAACAGTTCATGAAGTATGGAGAAATTTTGAAGCCGTATATCACAGACACAATAAAACTTCTGAATGATTCAATAAAAGCTGGCAAAAAGGTTCTTTTAGAAGGTGCACAGGCAACAATGCTTGACTTAGATTATGGAACATATCCTTATGTTACATCATCACATCCAACTGTTGGTGGATTTTGTATTGGAGCTGGGATTGCACCAAAGTACATTCAAGAGGTAATAGGTGTTGTTAAAGCGTACACCACCAGGGTTGGGAAAGGTCCGTTTCCCACAGAGCTTTTGGATGAAATAGGAGATAGCATTCGTGAAAAGGGAAGAGAGTACGGAACAACCACCGGAAGACCAAGAAGGTGCGGCTGGCTTGATCTTGTTGTTGTGAGGTATGCGGTTTTAATAAATGGAATTGATAAGATTGCACTTACAAAGCTTGATACGTTATCCGGCCTTCCAAAAATAAAGGTTTGTGTTGGATACAAGTTTGAAGGAAAAGTCTTAGATCTTTTCCCTGCATCTTTGAGGGTTGCAAGAGAGTGTGAACCTGTGTATGAAGAGTTTGAAGGCTGGAGCGAAGAGGAGATAAAAGCTGCAAAAGAGTATGAAGCTTTGCCAAAAAGTGCAAAAAGATATATAGAGTTTATAGAAAAAGAGACAGGTGCAAAGGTTTTTCTCATTGGCACAGGACCGGCAAGAGAGGATATAATAATAAAAGACTAA
- a CDS encoding ABC transporter ATP-binding protein translates to MDYLKRLMKYLDDCKLLVAVGLILALAGIFCSMAVPKVSKHIIDDVLVARHFEKLYYFALILAGLVLSKAILSYFQSYIFEYTSQKAIYKLREQLYTKLQYQSFEYFDRASTGAIMNRMVGDLEAIRNFLNQGFVQVISIVITLILALSIMLSMNLLLSFLSLATTPLIYFNVKSLAKKLQPTFREIRTSFEKLTSKVQENITGIRVVKAFGNEEFEKKSFEKVAFEFTSKNIQAADIRSVHNPLANFLNGLNSVIILVVGGYLAIKGKLSIGTLFAFVSYVNLFSAPIGNIQNLVNQWQNAFASLEKVFEVLDSEVLIHSPKNAIHLKNIKGDIKFENVYFKYKDKFVLKGINIHIQPGEVVAILGQAGSGKSSLINLLARFYDPTSGRILIDDVDVKNVKLCSLRRNIGIIMQETFIFSDTIAANIAFGKPDAKEEEIKWAAKLARADEFIERLPEGYSTVVGERGIGLSGGQKQRIAIARALIYNPKILVLDDATSSLDFETEAEIQNTLKEVIKGRTTIIITHRISQLVVEANKIYYMQDGRIVEQGTHEELMRHKGRYYTTFKKQLLERANSLPA, encoded by the coding sequence TTGGACTATCTTAAAAGACTCATGAAGTATTTAGACGACTGCAAACTATTGGTAGCGGTTGGCCTAATCTTGGCGCTGGCAGGGATATTTTGCAGTATGGCAGTGCCAAAAGTGTCAAAGCATATCATTGACGATGTTCTTGTTGCAAGGCACTTTGAAAAGCTTTACTATTTTGCTCTAATTTTGGCAGGGCTTGTGCTTTCTAAGGCAATTTTGAGTTATTTTCAGAGCTACATATTCGAATACACATCTCAAAAAGCCATCTATAAGCTCAGAGAGCAGCTCTACACAAAGCTTCAATACCAATCTTTTGAATATTTTGACAGAGCATCAACAGGAGCTATTATGAACAGAATGGTAGGTGACCTGGAGGCTATTCGAAACTTTTTAAATCAGGGCTTTGTTCAGGTAATTAGCATAGTCATTACATTAATATTGGCACTTTCTATAATGCTTTCAATGAACCTTTTACTTTCGTTTTTGAGCTTAGCAACAACACCTCTTATTTACTTTAACGTCAAAAGCCTTGCCAAAAAACTTCAACCTACCTTCAGGGAAATAAGAACATCCTTTGAAAAGCTCACATCAAAGGTGCAGGAGAACATAACAGGTATAAGAGTTGTCAAAGCGTTTGGAAATGAAGAGTTTGAAAAGAAAAGTTTTGAAAAAGTTGCATTTGAGTTTACAAGCAAAAATATCCAGGCTGCTGATATAAGGTCGGTGCACAATCCTCTTGCAAATTTCTTAAATGGCTTAAACTCAGTCATAATTCTTGTTGTTGGAGGGTATTTGGCTATAAAAGGGAAGCTGTCTATTGGCACGCTTTTTGCATTTGTGAGCTATGTTAACTTGTTCTCTGCACCCATTGGTAACATTCAAAACCTTGTGAACCAGTGGCAAAACGCCTTTGCATCCTTAGAAAAGGTGTTCGAGGTGCTTGACAGTGAGGTTTTAATTCATAGTCCAAAAAATGCTATTCATCTTAAAAACATTAAAGGTGACATAAAGTTTGAGAATGTGTATTTCAAGTACAAAGATAAGTTTGTTCTAAAGGGAATAAACATTCATATTCAGCCAGGTGAGGTTGTTGCCATTTTAGGTCAGGCAGGTTCTGGTAAGTCATCTTTAATAAATCTTCTTGCCAGATTTTACGACCCGACATCTGGCAGGATACTCATTGATGATGTTGATGTGAAAAATGTAAAGCTTTGTTCACTCAGAAGAAACATTGGAATAATAATGCAGGAGACATTTATTTTTTCTGACACCATAGCTGCAAACATAGCGTTTGGAAAGCCAGATGCAAAAGAAGAAGAGATAAAATGGGCTGCAAAGCTTGCCCGGGCAGATGAGTTCATTGAAAGGCTTCCAGAAGGGTACTCTACCGTTGTTGGTGAGAGAGGGATAGGACTTTCGGGCGGTCAGAAACAGAGAATTGCAATTGCCAGAGCGCTCATATACAACCCAAAAATTTTAGTGCTTGATGATGCGACCTCAAGTCTTGATTTTGAAACAGAGGCTGAGATTCAGAATACTTTGAAAGAGGTGATAAAAGGAAGAACAACAATTATCATAACCCACAGAATTTCTCAGCTTGTTGTTGAGGCAAACAAAATTTATTACATGCAAGATGGCAGAATTGTTGAACAAGGAACACATGAAGAGTTGATGAGACACAAAGGTAGATATTACACAACATTCAAAAAACAACTGCTCGAGCGCGCAAACTCACTTCCTGCTTAA
- a CDS encoding aldo/keto reductase, translated as MLYRRFGNTGVMISALGFGAMRLPQKRVNDKMIYDEDESIKIIHRAIELGVNYIDTAPYYCDSQSEIIVGKAIKGIRDKVYISTKNPIEDDSGDNFLKRLESSLKKLDIDKIDFYHMWGINYETFKEKIIKKGGPLSAAKRAKEEGLIGHISFSFHDRPENMIKIIDEGEVFETVLCQYNLLDRSNEKAIEYAAQKGLGVVVMGPVGGGRLGAPSPVIQNLLPGKVVSSAEIALRFVLANLNVSCALSGMSTIEMVEQNASVASNPNPLSTEEVELIKKAMEENKKLADLYCTGCNYCMPCPQGVNIPLNFQIMNYHRVYGLTEFAKAEYARIGTVQWLPGKKAEECIECGICEEKCPQKIQIRKQLKETAQTLGSK; from the coding sequence ATGCTTTACAGAAGGTTTGGAAACACAGGGGTTATGATATCAGCCTTAGGTTTTGGTGCTATGAGGCTTCCGCAAAAAAGAGTAAATGACAAAATGATATATGACGAAGATGAAAGTATAAAGATAATACATCGAGCAATTGAGCTTGGTGTAAACTACATTGACACAGCTCCATATTACTGCGATTCACAGAGCGAAATAATTGTTGGAAAGGCTATAAAAGGTATAAGAGACAAGGTTTATATCTCAACAAAGAATCCCATTGAAGATGATTCTGGAGACAATTTCTTAAAAAGACTTGAAAGCTCTCTCAAAAAACTTGATATTGATAAGATTGATTTTTATCACATGTGGGGTATAAACTATGAAACATTCAAAGAAAAAATTATCAAAAAAGGAGGACCGCTTTCTGCAGCAAAAAGGGCAAAAGAAGAAGGATTAATTGGTCACATTTCATTTTCCTTCCATGACAGGCCTGAGAACATGATAAAAATAATTGACGAAGGAGAGGTATTCGAGACAGTTCTTTGCCAGTACAATCTACTTGACAGGAGCAATGAAAAAGCAATCGAATATGCAGCCCAAAAAGGGCTTGGGGTTGTTGTGATGGGACCTGTCGGTGGTGGAAGGCTTGGTGCACCGTCGCCTGTCATCCAGAATCTTCTTCCGGGGAAAGTTGTGTCAAGCGCAGAGATTGCTCTGAGGTTTGTTTTGGCAAACCTGAATGTATCCTGTGCACTTTCTGGTATGTCTACTATTGAGATGGTTGAGCAAAATGCATCAGTTGCGTCTAATCCAAATCCGCTCAGCACTGAGGAAGTTGAACTTATTAAAAAAGCCATGGAAGAAAATAAAAAACTTGCAGACCTTTACTGCACAGGTTGCAACTACTGTATGCCATGCCCGCAGGGGGTAAATATTCCACTTAATTTCCAAATAATGAACTATCACAGGGTATATGGACTGACTGAATTCGCGAAAGCTGAGTATGCGAGGATTGGGACTGTTCAGTGGTTGCCCGGGAAAAAAGCTGAGGAATGTATAGAGTGTGGAATTTGTGAAGAAAAATGTCCGCAGAAGATTCAAATTAGAAAACAATTAAAAGAAACTGCTCAGACGCTTGGATCAAAATAA
- a CDS encoding glycosyltransferase, producing the protein MNRGKLTILHIVESFSGGVFDFISDIVNELPEYDHVIIHGLREDTPHNYTQLIKASEFIEVKNFQREINLIKDFKALIEVISILRRFKARKIVIHLHSSKAGFIGRIASRFLKLYNKVVYTPHGASFLRKDVSSLKRNIYILCEKIAARCGGFVVACSKSEAEEFKKYKINAFYINNGVKNYSKIFMDETKSFNKEKIIVGNSGRIVEQKNPDLFNSIAKEFIGVKEIEFLWIGDGPLKDRLTSPNIRITGWLSRDKAIEYLANDVDIYLSTSLWEGLSLTILQAMSLKKPLVLYKCVGNIDLVSCDQNGFLFTTKDEAVKALKILINDENMRKRFGENSYSLYINEFNDKKMLSQYKKLYKELGGMTT; encoded by the coding sequence ATGAATCGAGGCAAGCTGACAATACTACATATAGTCGAAAGTTTTAGTGGAGGAGTTTTTGATTTTATTAGTGACATAGTAAATGAATTGCCAGAATATGACCATGTTATAATTCATGGCTTAAGAGAGGATACACCCCATAATTATACACAATTAATAAAAGCATCTGAATTTATTGAAGTTAAAAATTTCCAGAGAGAAATAAACTTAATAAAAGATTTTAAAGCATTAATTGAAGTTATATCTATATTAAGGAGATTTAAGGCGAGAAAAATTGTTATTCATTTACATTCTTCAAAAGCAGGTTTTATAGGACGTATTGCAAGTAGATTTTTGAAGTTATATAACAAAGTGGTTTATACACCACACGGAGCTTCTTTTTTGCGAAAGGACGTTTCGTCACTTAAAAGGAATATATATATTTTGTGCGAAAAAATAGCAGCAAGATGCGGTGGTTTTGTAGTTGCATGTTCGAAATCAGAGGCTGAAGAATTTAAAAAGTATAAAATCAATGCCTTTTATATCAACAATGGTGTGAAAAACTACTCAAAGATATTTATGGACGAAACAAAAAGTTTTAATAAAGAAAAGATAATAGTGGGAAATAGCGGAAGAATAGTAGAACAAAAAAATCCAGATTTATTCAATTCAATAGCAAAAGAATTTATTGGAGTTAAAGAAATAGAGTTTTTATGGATAGGCGATGGACCTTTGAAAGATAGGTTAACTTCTCCGAATATAAGGATTACAGGTTGGCTCAGTAGAGATAAAGCAATAGAATACTTAGCGAATGATGTTGACATTTATTTATCCACATCTTTGTGGGAAGGACTTTCTTTAACTATTTTACAGGCAATGTCTCTGAAAAAACCCTTAGTTCTGTATAAGTGTGTTGGGAACATTGATTTAGTAAGCTGTGATCAAAATGGCTTTTTATTTACTACGAAAGATGAAGCTGTAAAAGCTCTTAAAATTTTGATTAATGACGAGAATATGCGGAAAAGATTCGGAGAGAATTCATATTCTTTATATATAAATGAATTTAATGATAAAAAAATGCTAAGTCAATATAAAAAATTGTATAAGGAGCTTGGTGGTATGACTACCTAA
- a CDS encoding stage II sporulation protein M: MRYIISTFKSEKKLLLIALLIFILSCILGILLALAFEPQITKLFNTVIRKFFQNLLKNVSNSSDLFFVILKNNLRVYLVILTLGTISFGLVSAFILITNGLIVGIVSTIYAKQTSILKTLLLILPHGIFEISAFVIGSVASAIFLKEAISKKQPNLKEAFKKFFALSIAGALLVVFAAFIEAFITPIFAK, translated from the coding sequence TTGAGATATATCATTAGCACTTTTAAATCTGAGAAAAAGCTTCTATTAATAGCCTTATTAATTTTTATTCTTTCATGTATACTTGGAATTCTCTTAGCCTTAGCATTTGAACCACAAATAACTAAGCTATTTAATACGGTTATTAGAAAGTTCTTTCAAAACCTTCTCAAAAATGTTTCTAATTCATCTGATTTGTTCTTTGTAATTTTAAAAAATAATCTAAGAGTATATTTAGTAATATTAACCTTAGGAACAATATCATTTGGACTTGTCTCTGCTTTTATTCTGATTACAAATGGACTAATTGTAGGAATTGTATCAACAATATATGCAAAACAGACATCTATATTAAAAACTCTGCTTTTAATTTTGCCTCATGGGATATTTGAAATAAGCGCATTTGTAATTGGAAGTGTAGCATCGGCAATATTTTTAAAAGAAGCTATCTCGAAAAAACAGCCAAATTTGAAAGAAGCATTCAAAAAATTTTTTGCTCTTTCAATCGCTGGCGCTTTACTTGTAGTCTTTGCAGCCTTTATAGAAGCTTTTATAACTCCGATTTTCGCAAAATAA
- a CDS encoding MBL fold metallo-hydrolase — protein sequence MKVTYLAHASFLIETKSGVKILTDPYDASVGYTVFDVSADVVLTSHKHFDHGYTGSLKGNYVLVDKEGEFNVKGVKIKGIKTFHDKEKGQKRGENIVFVIEDEFSIAHLGDLGHELSSPELEKMGKVDILLIPVGGVYTIDAKEAFNVAKAVNPRVIIPMHYKTEKLKFDLGKVEEFTKYFEEVEVLQTSEIEINCLPEKQKVMLLKYKG from the coding sequence ATGAAGGTAACATACCTTGCACATGCAAGCTTTTTGATAGAGACAAAATCAGGGGTAAAAATTCTAACAGACCCATACGATGCTTCTGTTGGATACACGGTGTTTGATGTATCTGCTGATGTGGTGCTCACATCTCACAAGCATTTTGACCATGGCTACACAGGCAGCCTAAAAGGGAATTATGTTCTTGTCGACAAGGAAGGCGAATTTAACGTCAAAGGTGTTAAAATAAAAGGCATAAAGACCTTCCACGACAAAGAAAAAGGGCAAAAACGAGGAGAAAATATTGTGTTTGTCATTGAGGATGAGTTTTCAATTGCGCATCTTGGCGATTTGGGGCATGAACTTTCATCCCCTGAGCTTGAAAAGATGGGGAAAGTTGATATTCTTTTAATTCCTGTTGGCGGCGTATATACAATTGATGCGAAAGAGGCTTTCAATGTTGCAAAGGCTGTAAATCCAAGGGTTATAATTCCTATGCATTACAAGACAGAAAAGCTCAAGTTTGACCTTGGGAAGGTAGAAGAGTTTACAAAGTATTTTGAAGAAGTTGAAGTGCTGCAGACAAGTGAGATTGAAATCAATTGCCTTCCAGAAAAACAGAAGGTTATGCTGCTTAAATACAAAGGATAA
- a CDS encoding O-antigen ligase family protein has protein sequence MAKKSDKKSIYQSANKFGESGTSIFPDKTLVAYKAFVLFAFCVLVLMSPYYRGLYFDYELSVFQAVMAGIFILFAIYLYLSKEGFLINSKLELILLLFMVAYIVPYFFAANRRLALGEFFKYAFYFAVFYVASRISKGKAEKLAILNTLFLSTVGVAFFGYQAAVKLIPETARPLGMAMNGLWVGNMINSTLQYHNTAGTVLAFGFIISLMLAMYSRNKLLKSSYFAFSSFIFTAFFFTYSRGSYITLLLALLVFFLLLPREKRISLIFNIAIVGAFVIAFLNKVGANLNEHGKVKLWLVLLIQMLLVFVLTYAFGFVERRLYGISNNIYLVVAGVVGILAIIGFAVALRMHLIPSDMVEKIKSIAMFWKERNFVERMVFYKDGLKIFLKSPLFGYGGGAWVSLYFMYQSYLYFTTQSHNYFLQVLLDTGIVGFSILLVFLWLLFSASIKAWDKKEQKENVIIAGLVAAAVQLYSHSVLDFDFSLASVQVLLFAALGVLASTSSQILQKHNQEKVIYTSRKANFVPVLLTIFYLFVIIISLNFRLGNYYANIGQQALQAGNLSAAYSFLSKAVTYDSLNSNALSDYAVALYRIGDQNKDVNLIAKADGYFRQAIVNDRFNAKIRFKYAVYLLSHGAIDSGLSQIEEGIKLQPLQPANYELKADAYAKVGDYYLGKGDKEKAKKYYEVVLKIPQEIERVKKERERIPPVLKGKENINVFIMTARTQEILNIVKSKFKDL, from the coding sequence ATGGCAAAAAAAAGTGATAAGAAAAGTATATATCAAAGTGCAAATAAATTTGGTGAAAGTGGAACTTCAATTTTTCCAGACAAAACACTTGTGGCATACAAAGCATTTGTACTTTTTGCCTTTTGTGTGCTTGTTTTGATGAGTCCATATTATAGAGGACTTTATTTTGATTATGAACTAAGTGTATTTCAAGCAGTTATGGCTGGGATATTTATCCTTTTTGCAATATATCTTTATCTTTCAAAAGAGGGTTTTTTAATAAATTCAAAACTTGAACTTATTCTGCTTCTTTTTATGGTTGCATATATTGTTCCCTACTTTTTTGCAGCAAACAGAAGGCTTGCTCTTGGAGAATTTTTCAAGTATGCATTTTACTTTGCAGTTTTTTATGTGGCGTCAAGAATTTCAAAAGGCAAAGCAGAAAAACTTGCTATTTTGAATACTCTTTTTCTCTCAACAGTAGGTGTTGCATTTTTTGGGTATCAAGCAGCGGTAAAGTTAATACCAGAGACTGCCCGCCCTCTTGGCATGGCCATGAACGGGCTTTGGGTTGGGAATATGATAAACTCAACACTGCAGTATCACAACACAGCAGGAACTGTGCTGGCATTCGGGTTTATAATCTCTTTGATGCTGGCAATGTATAGTAGAAATAAGCTGCTAAAAAGCTCCTATTTTGCCTTTTCAAGCTTTATATTTACAGCGTTTTTCTTTACATATTCAAGAGGCTCATATATTACCCTCTTGCTTGCACTTTTGGTATTTTTCTTGCTTTTGCCGAGAGAAAAAAGAATTTCGCTCATTTTTAACATAGCGATTGTTGGCGCTTTTGTTATTGCTTTTTTGAATAAGGTTGGGGCAAACCTAAACGAACATGGGAAAGTAAAACTTTGGCTTGTCTTGCTCATCCAGATGCTTCTGGTTTTTGTCCTGACATATGCTTTTGGATTTGTGGAGAGAAGACTTTATGGTATTAGCAACAACATTTATTTAGTGGTTGCAGGCGTTGTTGGCATTTTGGCTATCATTGGTTTTGCTGTTGCTCTAAGGATGCATTTGATTCCTTCAGACATGGTTGAGAAAATAAAATCCATAGCTATGTTCTGGAAAGAGAGAAACTTTGTTGAAAGAATGGTGTTTTACAAAGATGGATTAAAGATATTCTTAAAAAGCCCTTTATTCGGTTATGGTGGTGGGGCATGGGTATCACTGTATTTTATGTACCAGTCTTATTTATATTTTACAACCCAGTCTCACAACTATTTTTTGCAGGTGCTTCTTGACACGGGGATTGTTGGATTTAGTATACTTTTAGTGTTTTTATGGCTTTTATTTTCTGCTTCGATCAAGGCATGGGATAAAAAAGAACAAAAAGAGAATGTTATTATTGCTGGGCTTGTGGCTGCAGCTGTACAGCTTTATTCTCACTCAGTGCTTGACTTTGACTTTTCGCTCGCATCTGTGCAAGTTCTGCTATTTGCAGCTTTAGGGGTATTAGCTTCGACATCTTCACAAATTCTTCAGAAGCATAATCAAGAAAAGGTGATTTACACGAGCAGAAAAGCAAATTTTGTACCTGTTTTGCTGACAATATTTTATCTGTTTGTGATAATAATTTCACTGAATTTCAGACTTGGAAACTACTATGCTAACATTGGTCAGCAGGCACTGCAAGCAGGAAATTTGTCTGCTGCATATTCGTTTTTGTCAAAAGCTGTCACATACGACTCACTCAATTCCAATGCGCTTTCAGACTATGCGGTTGCTCTATACAGAATAGGTGACCAGAACAAAGATGTAAACCTGATTGCGAAGGCAGATGGTTATTTCAGACAGGCAATTGTAAATGACAGGTTCAATGCAAAGATAAGGTTTAAATATGCAGTATATCTTCTTTCTCATGGAGCAATAGATAGCGGACTTTCACAGATAGAAGAGGGGATAAAACTTCAGCCTCTTCAACCAGCAAACTATGAGCTGAAGGCTGATGCATATGCAAAGGTTGGAGATTATTACCTTGGAAAAGGTGATAAAGAAAAAGCGAAGAAGTACTATGAGGTTGTGTTAAAGATTCCACAGGAGATTGAGAGGGTGAAAAAGGAGAGGGAGAGGATTCCTCCAGTTTTAAAAGGCAAAGAGAACATAAATGTGTTTATTATGACAGCAAGAACTCAGGAAATATTAAATATAGTCAAAAGTAAATTTAAAGATTTATAA